In the Rhinatrema bivittatum chromosome 6, aRhiBiv1.1, whole genome shotgun sequence genome, one interval contains:
- the LOC115094729 gene encoding protein shisa-2 homolog, with product MVRAGLLLLLVGPWILGVLSSGARQLAGSGEYCHGWTDGHRLWHEGFRCPERYDAPAATLCCGSCNLRYCCATGETRLDQGVCYNDNVMGLATEGQVSRKNAAVPMYLPFLLVTGVFVTFVVAGSLLGLCCCCGGLGREGEAPPGGPVHIPEPPPPELVN from the exons ATGGTGAGAGCtggactactgctgctgctagtgGGCCCCTGGATCCTGGGGGTGCTCAGCTCTGGCGCCAGGCAGCTGGCAGGGAGCGGGGAGTACTGCCACGGCTGGACGGACGGCCACCGACTCTGGCATGAAGGCTTTCGGTGCCCCGAGAGATACGATGCCCCCGCAGCCACCTTGTGCTGCGGCTCCTGCAACCTCAGGTACTGCTGCGCCACCGGTGAAACCAGACTGGACCAGGGCGTGTGCTACAACGACAACGTCATGGGCCTGGCCACTGAGGGCCAAGTCAGCAGGAAAAATGCAGCAG TGCCGATGTATTTGCCCTTCCTGCTGGTCACCGGTGTGTTTGTGACGTTCGTGGTGGCTGGCTCCCTCCTgggactctgctgctgctgcggggGCCTCGGCCGCGAGGGCGAGGCTCCGCCGGGTGGCCCTGTGCACATTCCGGAG CCGCCGCCTCCGGAGCTCGTAaattaa